One Tautonia rosea genomic window carries:
- a CDS encoding sugar phosphate isomerase/epimerase family protein encodes MTSITRRSLLGGAAMAAAASALGSVRLPTTRAMDPIRRTRPSHLKLSIAAYSYRQFLSGDSPTMDLFDFADLAADMALDAIEPTSYYFPSDVSGEMLRNLRRHAFLRGLDISGTAIGNDFCVAPGPDREAQLALTRTWIDRAAVLNAPMIRVFAGRTPRGESEEVAVARAIEGFKEVLPYAAEKGVFLALENHGGITATSDQMMTLIEAIDHPYFAVNLDTGNFRTEDPYGDLARIAPYAVNVQVKTEISRNGESKEEADLPRLIQILRDVKYSGYVVLEYEAAEDPMTAIPRHVKRLRELMA; translated from the coding sequence ATGACCTCAATCACCCGACGCTCCTTGCTCGGCGGTGCCGCGATGGCCGCGGCTGCCTCGGCCCTTGGCTCAGTTCGGTTGCCCACCACTCGGGCGATGGATCCGATCCGACGCACGCGGCCCAGCCACCTGAAGTTGAGTATTGCTGCCTACTCGTATCGGCAGTTCCTCTCGGGGGACTCGCCGACGATGGATCTGTTCGACTTCGCCGATCTGGCCGCCGACATGGCACTCGATGCCATCGAGCCGACCTCGTACTACTTCCCGAGTGATGTCTCGGGAGAAATGCTGAGGAACCTGCGCCGCCACGCGTTCCTGCGAGGGTTGGATATCTCCGGGACAGCGATCGGCAACGATTTTTGCGTCGCCCCCGGTCCGGATCGGGAGGCGCAGCTCGCCCTGACCCGGACCTGGATCGACCGCGCGGCGGTGCTCAACGCACCGATGATCCGCGTCTTCGCCGGGCGGACCCCGCGAGGAGAGTCCGAGGAAGTCGCCGTGGCCCGTGCAATAGAAGGGTTCAAGGAAGTGCTTCCCTACGCGGCCGAAAAGGGCGTGTTTCTGGCCCTCGAAAATCACGGCGGAATTACCGCAACAAGTGATCAGATGATGACGCTGATCGAAGCGATCGATCACCCGTACTTCGCCGTAAACCTCGACACCGGGAATTTCCGGACCGAGGACCCCTACGGTGACCTGGCCCGGATCGCTCCCTATGCGGTCAATGTGCAGGTGAAGACGGAGATCTCCCGCAATGGAGAATCCAAAGAGGAGGCCGACCTCCCCCGCCTGATCCAGATCCTCCGCGACGTGAAATACTCCGGCTACGTCGTGCTGGAGTACGAGGCCGCCGAAGATCCGATGACCGCCATCCCCCGGCATGTCAAACGGCTCCGCGAACTGATGGCCTGA
- a CDS encoding di-heme oxidoredictase family protein has translation MQRNDLARGRRRVGLGLAMMVVGVIGWIAAPGVPVMWGPRASAERMEAGHALFVHEWLPHDPIAQADGLGPVFNARSCVECHFQGGVGGGGSNEFNVLAFEAKPTHTRPEIEGGLVHKFAVENHFLEDVSHLRTLFPIVPDAIRITNGCYVLVRDFDPVKTEHVNSTALFGAGWIDRISSRSITRRNLAASLQTMGRELSSDFKTMPPGRYRILPDGRVGKFGWKAQFATLEEFVAAACANELGLGNPHMEQAKPRVDIPYPDMPADLDHTQFGSLVAFVETLPRPEEIVPDDPKGQAEVEHGRLVFERVGCAICHVPNLGGVTGVYSDFLLHRLVDRKAGYAFTDVLTGVPIPREHPDAEEWRTPPLWGVADSAPYFHDGTSPTLLHAIERHKGDALPVSKAFKRLSDEDKQALIRFLESLRAPSDAMPVPEPSVPENGLAVARAE, from the coding sequence ATGCAACGGAACGATCTGGCGAGGGGGAGGCGGCGGGTCGGCCTGGGATTGGCGATGATGGTGGTTGGGGTGATCGGCTGGATCGCCGCGCCGGGGGTGCCGGTGATGTGGGGCCCTCGGGCGAGTGCCGAGCGGATGGAGGCTGGCCACGCACTGTTCGTTCACGAGTGGCTGCCGCACGACCCGATTGCCCAGGCCGACGGGCTGGGGCCGGTCTTCAATGCACGCTCGTGCGTCGAGTGCCACTTTCAAGGAGGAGTCGGCGGGGGGGGATCGAACGAGTTCAACGTGCTGGCGTTCGAGGCGAAGCCGACCCACACCCGGCCCGAGATCGAGGGAGGGCTCGTTCACAAGTTCGCCGTTGAGAACCACTTTCTTGAAGACGTCTCGCATCTTCGAACCCTGTTCCCGATCGTCCCCGATGCGATCCGGATCACCAACGGTTGCTATGTGCTCGTCCGCGATTTCGATCCGGTGAAGACCGAGCACGTGAATTCGACCGCCCTGTTCGGAGCGGGCTGGATTGATCGCATCTCAAGCCGAAGCATCACCCGGCGTAACCTGGCGGCATCGCTGCAGACGATGGGACGTGAGCTGAGTTCCGATTTCAAGACCATGCCCCCTGGTCGTTACCGCATCTTGCCTGATGGCCGGGTCGGCAAGTTCGGCTGGAAGGCGCAGTTCGCCACACTCGAAGAATTCGTGGCCGCTGCCTGTGCCAACGAGCTGGGTCTGGGCAACCCACACATGGAGCAAGCCAAGCCGAGGGTCGACATTCCTTACCCCGACATGCCGGCCGACCTTGACCACACACAGTTCGGTTCGCTCGTGGCGTTCGTCGAGACCTTGCCCCGCCCTGAGGAAATCGTCCCGGACGATCCGAAGGGTCAGGCCGAGGTCGAGCATGGCCGGTTGGTGTTTGAGCGAGTCGGATGCGCCATCTGTCACGTGCCGAATCTGGGCGGCGTGACGGGGGTGTATAGCGATTTCCTGCTGCATCGGCTCGTCGATCGCAAGGCCGGATATGCGTTTACCGATGTCTTGACCGGCGTCCCGATTCCCCGAGAACACCCGGATGCCGAGGAATGGCGCACGCCTCCGCTTTGGGGGGTGGCCGATTCAGCCCCTTACTTCCACGACGGCACCAGCCCGACCCTCCTCCACGCGATCGAGCGGCACAAGGGGGATGCGCTGCCGGTGTCGAAGGCGTTCAAGAGGCTTTCGGACGAGGACAAGCAGGCCTTGATCCGGTTCCTCGAATCGCTCCGGGCTCCCTCGGATGCAATGCCCGTTCCCGAGCCGTCAGTCCCCGAGAACGGTCTTGCCGTCGCTCGGGCCGAGTAG
- a CDS encoding dienelactone hydrolase family protein: MPTQSHIGGSGRMLAVALLLIGAASTPAVAGEMVEFKNPMGTSTKGYLALPEGDAKAPAILVIQEWWGLTDWIKENADRMADLGYVALAVDLYDGKATDDPGEAHELMRALDPSEGVGHLKGAIEYLQTLDRVDQDRKIAAVGWCMGGMYSRMIAQQSDAIGPTIICYGSVSIEPDQIDALAGRPVLGIFGAQDRGIPADRVRQVFDALKKAGSTVDLHLYDSAGHAFMRPGGNQYVEDAADDAWKQITTFLAEHLLAEG; this comes from the coding sequence ATGCCCACGCAATCGCACATCGGCGGCTCTGGCCGCATGCTGGCCGTCGCCTTACTCCTGATCGGCGCGGCCTCGACCCCGGCCGTTGCCGGAGAGATGGTCGAGTTCAAGAATCCGATGGGAACATCAACCAAAGGCTACCTCGCTCTCCCCGAAGGAGACGCCAAGGCCCCGGCGATCCTGGTCATTCAGGAGTGGTGGGGCCTAACAGACTGGATCAAGGAGAACGCCGACCGCATGGCCGATCTCGGCTACGTCGCGTTGGCGGTCGACCTCTACGACGGCAAGGCCACCGACGACCCCGGCGAGGCTCATGAGCTGATGCGTGCCCTCGACCCGAGCGAAGGGGTCGGCCACCTCAAGGGAGCGATCGAGTACCTTCAGACGCTCGACCGCGTCGACCAGGACCGAAAGATTGCCGCCGTGGGCTGGTGCATGGGCGGAATGTACTCACGCATGATTGCCCAGCAGTCCGACGCCATCGGCCCGACGATCATCTGCTACGGCAGCGTCTCGATTGAGCCCGATCAAATCGACGCCCTCGCCGGCCGCCCTGTACTCGGCATCTTCGGGGCGCAGGATCGAGGCATCCCCGCCGACCGCGTCCGACAGGTCTTCGACGCTCTGAAGAAGGCCGGCTCCACCGTTGACCTGCACCTTTACGACAGCGCCGGGCACGCCTTCATGCGCCCCGGCGGCAACCAGTACGTGGAAGATGCCGCCGACGACGCCTGGAAACAGATCACCACATTCCTGGCCGAACATCTGCTTGCGGAAGGTTGA